A window of Exiguobacterium sp. FSL W8-0210 genomic DNA:
TCCTTCCTGCCATCCTTGGTTTTATCGTAACGGGTGTCGGTCTTCCTTTGCTCGGCTTACTTGCAGTTGCCTCTATCGGAGGTGGCATCAAAACACTTGCTGCACCACTCCCTCGTTTTGTAGGTGCTGCCTTGACGTTTGCGCTCTATGTTGCGATCGGTCCCTTTTTCGGGATTCCGCGAACATCGGTTGTCACGTATGAGCTCGGAGTCGTACCATTTCTTGGTGCTCCCTCACAAATGACGTTGATTATCTCATCTAGTCTCTTTTTCCTTGCTACACTTTATCTTGTACTACGACCAGGAAAATTACTTGAGATCATCGGGCGTTTCATCACACCATTATTACTGATTGCTCTTGCTGCATTAAGCATCAGTAGCATCATTTCGCCACTCTCGAGCGTCGCTTCACCGAACGAAGCATATGAGACGACTGGACAGGCATTCATTCAAGGATTCCTTCAAGGATACTTAACGCTTGATGCACTCGGCGCCTTGGTATTTGGTGTCGTCGTACTGCATACATTAAAAAGCCGAGGCGTTCATGAACGAAAAGCACAATTTAAAGTCGTCACTCGTGCCGGAATCATCGCTGCCACTTCTTTGACTCTCGTCTATGTCGGACTTGGAATGATCGGACGTAACACATTTGCCGCTATCGGAAAAGTTGATGGTCCAGCACTTCTTCAACATTATGCAAATACTGCCTTCGGCTCAATCGGTTTAGCTGTACTTGGTCTTGCAATTCTGCTTGCATGTTTGACGACATCAGTTGGTCTCGTCACCGCATTTGCAGAATATATGATGACGATTTCCAACCGTGTATCTTTAAAAGCGGCAAGTATCTTCACGACTGCTCTCGGTCTTACGGTATCCATCGTCGGATTGCAGACATTGCTATCCATCGCCGTTCCGGTATTGATGTTCCTTTATCCAATCGTCATCGTCTTGATCGCTTTGACATTCATGCGTCATCTGTTCCGTCGTAAGTCGGTTGTTTATCAATCAACTCTTGGTGTAACGATTTTCTTCTCATTCTGTAGTGCGTTAAATCAACTTTCGCTTTTCCCGGGAAATCTTAAAACGTTCTATCAATCCTTGCCTTTAGTGGATCAAAGTTTAGAATGGTTATTCCCAACACTCATCGCCTTCGGTATCAGTTCATGGTTTGGACACGTTTCCAGTGCTTCTATCACACAAAAACGCGCTAGCTAGTGATTCCACTTTCATCGCTATGGTATGATGAACAAAATGGTTCTATTAATGGAGGCGTCATATACATGGATAAGATTGCTTGGATTACCGACAGCATGGCTTTTTTTGAGCCAGGAGAGGCTGAAAAAATCGGAGTCCATGTGATACCGACTTTACTCATCTTAAACGGAGAGTCTTACCGGGAGTATGTCGATATCTCGATTGAACAGCTTGATCAAAAAATGCGAGAAGATTCCCACGCTTCACCGACGACTTCTCAACCATCATTCGGTGATTTCGTAACCTTGTATGAACAATTGCTTGAAGATGGTTATGATTATGGGTATGCGATTCATATCACGAGTGGACTGAGCGGCACATATTCGAGTTCTGTCGCTGCAGCTGAAGCCGTCGGTTTCCCCTTATACGCGATTGATTCGTATACAGGTGCTGCGAATCAGCAAGAACTTGTCCGGATCGCACAACGACTCGTTGCTGCTGGTAAAGGTCCAGATGAAGTCATGTCTACGCTTGAGACATTCAAACACAAATCGCATTTTTATCTGATCATCGGAAATATGGAGACGATGCGACGGAGCGGACGTGTCTCAGGAAGTCAATTTTTACTAGCAAACATGCTCAATATTAAACCAATCGCTCAATTTAATGAGGAAGGACGACTTGTCCCATTTAAAAAAGTCCGTTCCATCAAAAAAGCTTTTAAAGAAATGGTCAGTGAAATTTCATCAAAAGTCAGTGCTCATGGTGTATATGATCGGACGCTTTATGTCAGTCATACGCTCGCTCATGCCGCTGCTGAAGAATTATGGCGCTTGATTTCTACAGAACATCCGGAGCTTCAAGTACGCATTACCCAATTTGGTCCTTCCATCTTGGCACATGCTGGCGCTGAGACGGTCGGTGTGTACTGGTTCGATGAGATTCCTTTACCAACAACTTGATATCTTGCACGAAACGA
This region includes:
- a CDS encoding DegV family protein; its protein translation is MDKIAWITDSMAFFEPGEAEKIGVHVIPTLLILNGESYREYVDISIEQLDQKMREDSHASPTTSQPSFGDFVTLYEQLLEDGYDYGYAIHITSGLSGTYSSSVAAAEAVGFPLYAIDSYTGAANQQELVRIAQRLVAAGKGPDEVMSTLETFKHKSHFYLIIGNMETMRRSGRVSGSQFLLANMLNIKPIAQFNEEGRLVPFKKVRSIKKAFKEMVSEISSKVSAHGVYDRTLYVSHTLAHAAAEELWRLISTEHPELQVRITQFGPSILAHAGAETVGVYWFDEIPLPTT
- the brnQ gene encoding branched-chain amino acid transport system II carrier protein; translation: MFKTKDTFALGFMIFALFFGAGNLIFPPELGALAGSQFLPAILGFIVTGVGLPLLGLLAVASIGGGIKTLAAPLPRFVGAALTFALYVAIGPFFGIPRTSVVTYELGVVPFLGAPSQMTLIISSSLFFLATLYLVLRPGKLLEIIGRFITPLLLIALAALSISSIISPLSSVASPNEAYETTGQAFIQGFLQGYLTLDALGALVFGVVVLHTLKSRGVHERKAQFKVVTRAGIIAATSLTLVYVGLGMIGRNTFAAIGKVDGPALLQHYANTAFGSIGLAVLGLAILLACLTTSVGLVTAFAEYMMTISNRVSLKAASIFTTALGLTVSIVGLQTLLSIAVPVLMFLYPIVIVLIALTFMRHLFRRKSVVYQSTLGVTIFFSFCSALNQLSLFPGNLKTFYQSLPLVDQSLEWLFPTLIAFGISSWFGHVSSASITQKRAS